One window from the genome of Faecalibacterium sp. HTF-F encodes:
- a CDS encoding acyl-CoA dehydrogenase: protein MDFTLSKQQQMVQKMYREFAENEVKPLAKKVDAEEYFPKETVEKMGKLGMMGIYFPTEVGGAGGDVLSYVMAVEELSKVCGTTGVIVSAHTSLCAAPIYENGTPEQKAKYLPKLCSGEWLGAFGLTEPGAGTDAQGQQTIAKEEDDCWVLNGSKIFITNAGFADVFIVIAVTDNVLDKKGRPTKLCSAFIVERTDPGFSVGKAEDKMGIRGSSTCELIFEDCRIPKDRMLGVRGKGFQLAMATLDGGRIGIASQALGIAEGALEETVAYVKERKQFGRAIAAFQNTQFELAEMKARVEAAKYLVYAAALKKQEAMDGKKVRYSVEAAQAKLIAARTASDVTRRCLQLFGGYGYTRDYPIERMMRDAKITEIYEGTSEVQMMVISGALLK, encoded by the coding sequence ATGGATTTTACTCTGTCCAAGCAGCAGCAGATGGTACAGAAAATGTACCGCGAGTTTGCTGAGAACGAAGTCAAGCCCCTGGCAAAGAAGGTTGATGCGGAAGAGTACTTCCCCAAAGAGACCGTCGAAAAGATGGGCAAGCTCGGCATGATGGGCATTTATTTCCCGACTGAGGTCGGCGGTGCAGGCGGCGATGTGCTGTCCTACGTCATGGCAGTGGAAGAGCTGAGCAAGGTCTGCGGCACCACCGGTGTCATCGTCTCTGCTCACACCAGCCTGTGTGCTGCTCCTATTTATGAAAATGGTACTCCCGAGCAGAAGGCAAAGTATCTGCCCAAGCTGTGCAGCGGTGAGTGGCTGGGTGCTTTCGGCCTGACTGAGCCGGGTGCCGGCACCGACGCACAGGGCCAGCAGACCATTGCAAAGGAAGAGGACGATTGCTGGGTGCTGAACGGCTCCAAGATCTTCATCACCAATGCAGGCTTTGCTGATGTGTTCATCGTCATTGCCGTCACCGACAATGTGCTGGACAAGAAGGGCCGTCCCACCAAGCTGTGCTCTGCTTTCATCGTGGAGCGTACCGACCCGGGCTTCTCCGTCGGTAAGGCTGAGGACAAGATGGGCATTCGCGGTTCTTCTACCTGCGAGCTGATCTTTGAGGACTGCCGCATTCCGAAGGATCGTATGCTGGGCGTGCGCGGCAAGGGCTTCCAGCTGGCTATGGCTACTCTGGATGGCGGCCGTATCGGTATCGCATCTCAGGCTCTGGGCATTGCCGAGGGCGCTCTGGAAGAGACCGTGGCTTACGTCAAGGAGCGCAAGCAGTTCGGCCGTGCCATTGCAGCTTTCCAGAACACTCAGTTCGAGCTGGCTGAGATGAAGGCACGTGTTGAGGCTGCAAAGTATCTGGTCTACGCTGCTGCTCTGAAGAAGCAGGAAGCAATGGATGGCAAGAAGGTTCGTTACAGCGTCGAGGCTGCTCAGGCAAAGCTGATCGCAGCCCGCACCGCAAGCGATGTGACCCGCCGCTGCCTGCAGCTGTTCGGCGGTTACGGCTACACCCGTGACTATCCCATCGAGCGCATGATGCGTGATGCCAAGATCACTGAGATCTACGAGGGCACCAGCGAAGTGCAGATGATGGTCATTTCCGGCGCGCTGCTGAAGTAA
- the acrB gene encoding acryloyl-CoA reductase electron transfer subunit gamma, with the protein MKAIVCVKQVPDTSGKVSVKPDGTLDRASMATITNPDDLNALEAALKLKDATGCEVVVVTMGPPPAEGMLRELLARGADKAVLVSGREFGGSDTFATSQILAAAVNKIGVGPEDVVFCGRQAIDGDTAQVGPQIAEKLHLPQVTYVADIQKDGNTLTVKRMLEDGYMMVKVQTPCLLTCIKELNQPRYMSVNGIFTCYDKPMEVFDYNALKDDPLIEVDTIGLKGSPTNVFKSFTPPQKGAGTMLKGDDTAAQLAGILAKKHLI; encoded by the coding sequence ATGAAAGCAATTGTTTGTGTAAAGCAGGTTCCTGATACCTCCGGCAAGGTGTCCGTCAAGCCCGATGGCACTCTGGACCGTGCTTCGATGGCTACCATCACCAACCCTGATGACCTGAACGCTCTGGAGGCTGCTCTGAAGCTCAAGGACGCTACCGGCTGCGAAGTCGTTGTTGTTACCATGGGTCCTCCGCCGGCAGAAGGCATGCTGCGTGAGCTGCTGGCCCGCGGTGCAGATAAGGCTGTTCTGGTCTCCGGCCGTGAGTTCGGCGGTTCCGATACCTTCGCAACCAGCCAGATCCTGGCTGCTGCCGTCAACAAGATCGGTGTCGGCCCCGAGGACGTTGTGTTCTGCGGCCGTCAGGCAATCGATGGTGATACTGCTCAGGTCGGTCCTCAGATCGCTGAGAAGCTGCACCTGCCTCAGGTCACCTATGTGGCTGACATCCAGAAGGATGGCAACACCCTGACCGTGAAGCGTATGCTGGAGGACGGCTACATGATGGTCAAGGTGCAGACTCCCTGCCTGCTGACCTGCATCAAGGAGCTGAACCAGCCCCGTTACATGAGCGTGAACGGCATCTTCACCTGCTATGACAAGCCGATGGAAGTGTTCGATTACAACGCACTGAAGGACGATCCGCTGATCGAGGTCGATACCATTGGTCTGAAGGGTTCTCCGACGAACGTCTTTAAGTCCTTCACTCCTCCGCAGAAGGGCGCAGGCACCATGCTCAAGGGCGACGATACTGCCGCACAGCTGGCTGGTATCCTGGCCAAGAAGCACCTGATCTGA
- the acrA gene encoding acryloyl-CoA reductase electron transfer subunit beta — protein MADFNEYKGVWVFCEQRQGKLMPTDFELVSEARKLADELGCKVTGLLLGDNVEGIAKELGGYGADEVMVCDSPLLKDYTTDAYAKVVCDMVNEYKPEVLLIGATNIGRDLGPRCAARLHTGLTADATHLDIDTAKYIDFLKESSTIDLSKQKFDMEDRNLKMTRPAFGGHLMATIICPRFRPQMSTVRPGVMKKAPFDQAKADACQIVKPAFALAADDIKTEVLSVEKAAEKLVDLIGADVIVSVGRGISKDVQKGIELAEQLAAALGGGVVGASRAVTDAGWMTADHQVGQTGKTVHPKIYVALGISGAIQHTAGMQDSECIIAVNKNEGAPIFGVADYGIVGDLFKVVPELIKQIEAAKAAQ, from the coding sequence ATGGCTGATTTTAACGAATACAAAGGCGTTTGGGTCTTCTGCGAGCAGCGCCAGGGCAAGCTGATGCCCACTGATTTCGAGCTGGTGAGCGAGGCCCGCAAGCTGGCTGATGAGCTGGGCTGCAAGGTCACTGGTCTGCTGCTGGGCGACAACGTGGAAGGCATTGCCAAGGAGCTGGGCGGCTATGGTGCCGATGAGGTCATGGTCTGCGACAGCCCCCTGCTGAAGGATTACACCACCGATGCATACGCTAAGGTCGTGTGCGACATGGTCAACGAGTACAAGCCCGAAGTCCTGCTGATCGGTGCAACCAACATCGGCCGCGATCTGGGCCCCCGCTGCGCAGCTCGTCTGCACACCGGCCTGACCGCTGATGCTACCCATCTGGACATCGACACTGCAAAGTACATCGATTTCCTGAAGGAGAGCTCCACCATCGACCTGTCCAAGCAGAAGTTCGATATGGAAGACCGCAACCTGAAGATGACCCGTCCCGCATTCGGCGGCCATCTGATGGCTACCATCATCTGCCCCCGCTTCCGTCCGCAGATGTCCACCGTGCGTCCCGGCGTTATGAAGAAGGCTCCCTTCGATCAGGCCAAGGCTGATGCCTGCCAGATCGTGAAGCCCGCATTCGCTCTGGCTGCTGATGACATCAAGACCGAGGTCCTGAGCGTTGAGAAGGCCGCTGAGAAGCTGGTCGATCTGATCGGCGCAGACGTGATCGTCTCTGTCGGCCGCGGCATCAGCAAGGATGTCCAGAAGGGCATTGAGCTGGCTGAGCAGCTGGCAGCTGCTCTGGGCGGCGGCGTTGTGGGCGCTTCCCGTGCCGTCACCGATGCAGGCTGGATGACCGCTGACCATCAGGTTGGTCAGACCGGCAAGACCGTGCACCCCAAGATCTATGTTGCTCTGGGCATTTCCGGCGCTATCCAGCACACTGCTGGTATGCAGGACTCCGAGTGCATCATCGCTGTCAACAAGAACGAGGGTGCTCCCATCTTCGGCGTGGCTGACTACGGCATCGTGGGCGATCTGTTCAAGGTCGTGCCCGAGCTGATCAAGCAGATCGAGGCAGCAAAGGCTGCTCAGTGA
- a CDS encoding CAP domain-containing protein translates to MELEMKIVKKVAAAAMAMAVVFGAASLKPVAANAAQAGSETASVMEEENSFLSHQDEAYQNEFLRRVNSERAKAGLKPVQLGDSSHNSAAQERAKELASSYSYVRPNGQRDFTVFAENGIEDVSIGEDYMAGVSTPDAAVDQWMNIDFARERILNADATTMSVGHYEGGVYNNYWVLIFSYPENSYTSDYRQRVLDLVNAERANYGLQPLVMGDAKLTAAAQHRAEEIATVNSHVRPNGSKWYTVLSEYGVTDVASGENAAWGSVSPEEVVTAWMNSEGHRANILDPEARAMGVGYYYNSSSTWGHQWIQLFTK, encoded by the coding sequence ATGGAACTTGAGATGAAGATCGTAAAGAAGGTCGCAGCCGCTGCGATGGCCATGGCTGTGGTTTTTGGTGCCGCATCCCTCAAGCCTGTTGCCGCAAATGCTGCACAGGCCGGGTCTGAGACAGCTTCCGTGATGGAAGAAGAAAACTCCTTCCTGAGCCATCAGGATGAAGCTTACCAGAACGAGTTCCTGCGCCGTGTGAACAGCGAGCGCGCAAAGGCTGGCCTGAAGCCTGTCCAGCTGGGTGATAGCAGCCACAATAGTGCTGCTCAGGAGCGCGCGAAGGAACTGGCCTCTTCTTATTCTTACGTTCGTCCCAATGGCCAGCGCGATTTTACCGTCTTCGCAGAGAATGGCATCGAAGATGTGTCGATTGGCGAGGACTACATGGCGGGCGTTTCCACCCCCGATGCAGCGGTAGATCAGTGGATGAATATTGATTTTGCCCGTGAGCGCATCCTGAACGCAGATGCGACCACCATGAGCGTGGGCCACTATGAAGGCGGCGTTTACAACAACTACTGGGTGCTGATCTTCTCTTATCCCGAAAACTCTTACACCAGCGACTATCGTCAGAGAGTTCTGGATCTGGTCAATGCAGAGCGCGCAAACTACGGCCTGCAGCCTCTGGTCATGGGGGACGCAAAGCTCACTGCAGCTGCACAGCATCGTGCTGAGGAGATCGCAACTGTGAACTCTCATGTGCGCCCCAATGGTTCCAAGTGGTACACCGTGCTCAGTGAATACGGTGTGACCGATGTTGCTTCCGGTGAGAATGCCGCATGGGGCAGCGTTTCTCCTGAAGAGGTCGTAACGGCATGGATGAATTCCGAAGGCCACCGTGCGAATATTCTGGACCCGGAAGCCCGCGCAATGGGTGTTGGCTACTACTACAACAGCTCCAGCACCTGGGGCCATCAGTGGATCCAGCTTTTTACCAAGTAA
- a CDS encoding IMPACT family protein, which produces MEDYRTIRGTATGEYEEKKSRFIASLSFADSEEAAVAFLEQVRAANRTARHNVYAYRLREGNRERYSDDGEPAKTAGTPALEVLQHSGLTDLIVVVTRYFGGVLLGTGGLVRAYTTATARALENAEVVTVRSVVELSVTVDYSLYERASLLIDAAGAKQAAPQFTDRVTLCWQMPEHTEGPLLEQLRELTRGGAQVHVSEPFYAPF; this is translated from the coding sequence GTGGAGGATTACCGCACGATTCGTGGCACGGCCACAGGAGAATACGAAGAAAAGAAGAGCCGCTTCATTGCATCCCTGTCTTTTGCGGACAGTGAGGAAGCCGCCGTTGCATTTCTGGAACAGGTGCGTGCGGCCAACCGGACCGCGCGGCACAATGTATATGCTTACCGCCTGCGGGAAGGCAACCGGGAACGCTACTCGGACGATGGCGAACCGGCAAAAACGGCGGGGACCCCGGCGCTGGAAGTGCTGCAGCACAGCGGTCTGACCGATCTGATTGTGGTGGTGACCCGCTATTTTGGCGGTGTGCTGCTGGGCACCGGCGGCCTTGTGCGTGCCTATACGACGGCCACAGCCCGGGCATTGGAGAACGCCGAGGTGGTCACGGTGCGCAGCGTGGTGGAACTGAGCGTGACGGTGGATTACTCACTGTATGAGCGGGCCTCGCTGCTCATCGACGCGGCGGGAGCAAAACAGGCCGCACCGCAGTTCACGGACCGTGTGACTCTGTGCTGGCAGATGCCTGAGCACACGGAAGGCCCGCTGCTGGAGCAGCTGCGGGAGCTGACCCGGGGCGGAGCACAGGTCCATGTCTCGGAACCTTTCTACGCACCCTTTTGA